A stretch of the Marmota flaviventris isolate mMarFla1 chromosome 12, mMarFla1.hap1, whole genome shotgun sequence genome encodes the following:
- the Blacat1 gene encoding bladder cancer associated transcript 1, producing MPQFTFACFCGLHGFCKMKRKKEDVHRERETAV from the coding sequence ATGCCCCAGTTCACTTTCGCCTGCTTCTGTGGCCTCCACGGCTTCTGCAagatgaagaggaagaaggaggacgTTCACAGAGAGCGGGAAACAGCAGTGTGA